The nucleotide window cgagcgagcaaggcGGTAATGATTGGGGGGAGCAATGATACCATGGATAGGCATAGCATCTGCATCGAATGAAAATTTTTCTAGTCGTCGCCATCCATTGGGCCACGTTCTTGACAGACTGAAGCCAAGAGTTTGCCTTGCCCGTCACCTCGAGAGGAATGGCAATTCTAAAGTGACACCTACGTCACAGCGTTGGTTACACCACGCGGACAGCCGCCCCGGCCTGCCCTGATATCATACATGACGCATTCATTACATGACGCGCAGCGGAAGGATGTGCTGCACCATGGCTTCTCGCCGACATAACGGGCACTCAGGCTTCTCCCTGACCCAATCACCGATGCATTCCCAGCAGAAAACGTGGCCGCACTGCGTCGCGGAGGGGTCTTTGAGCTCCTCTAGGCAGAGTGTGCATTTGCGCTGCTGCGAGCCTTTGATATACCCCATgaccttgtcgccgtcggccaggtTGTACCTCGGGGCGGTCGCCACCGGGGTGTgggtcgtggcggcgaggtcgacccTGCTCGCCTGAGGGCCCCGGGTGCCGAGCTCGGTCAGGAGCAGGTCGCTGTTGGCCGAGTAGGAATTTGTGTGGTCGAGGGAGacgtcgacggtgccggaCTGGAAagcggcgcgctcgcgggcgggGCCACTGGCGGATGAGAGGGTGGAGCGTACGTGCAGGTATGTCTgcacggcgagctggacgatgagaaggacgccgaggacctcgtaGCCGGCGCGGTCGGGGGTATCGGGGACGGTGCGGGTGAAGACGTAGCGGAGGGAGAGCAGGCGCTTAGTGAGCTCGTAGTAGGTGCCGTTGAAGTAgaagagggcgagggtgacgGCCTGCACGGGAGCGGCCGACGTGATGCTCGAGAGATGACGCGCGACGTATTCCCACACGCGAGCCTCTTTGCcgtcctccttgcccttttGCTGCAGCGAGCTTAGCCGCCGCTCGATGAGTTTGCGCAGCCGCGTGCGCAGACCCGGCAGCGCGCGGCTGACGAGGTAGGGCAGGACGATGGTGCCCGCGATGTacgcggcgcgggtgcgcAGCGCGGGGAGCCGGCCCGTCGGCGACTCAACCTGGACCAAGTCGCAGTACTCCTCGCCCAGGGTGCGGTTGCCGGGGAGGGTGGTGAGCGCGAAGTagaggagggcggcgagggagcgcagctccggggcgagggcgtgggcggaccgcgcgccgagcaggcgcCGGTGGAGGTCGGTGAGGGTGTTGGCGAGGTGCCCGGTGAAGTAGGCGTCCTTTTGATGGGCGCGGACGATATCCGGGGCTGAGGCGAAGGGGTACggggacgccgtcgagggcggccgtggttgtgacggcgacgaagacgccatTGCGTGTGGTCTGGgaccggcgccgcggagccccggcgggggggggggagggtgtTACTTCAGGCACAAGAAGCGtgcgcgcagccgcgccgccggatgGGTTCTGGAGTAGGCTGCGGAAAGGCGAGCAAATGGCGGAGTCGGGTTcgcggagagagagaggtcGGAGGGGCTGGCGTGTCGTGCGGTGCGGCGACGGTTCGGGGTGGGTGGTTGATGAATGAATATGGTGGTGATGGATAGGGAATGGAAAGTGAGGTTCGGTTGCGACGGGACCGGAGGCTGGAGGCCAGCAGCGCTGGACCTCGGGACGAAAGCTGCCTGGGGTCGGAGGGGCCCATCCCATGTGGCTCCATTGGGGCGGACCCGAGCttccatggtggtggtggccggtAGTACTAGCAGCAACGCCCAGCGCTAGCGCTACGAGCCGATGAGCGGCGCATGCATGAGTTGGAACATGACGTTGAGGTACCAAGGTTCCTTACGAGTGCAGAGCAATGTCCGCTGGCTGTGAAGTTGCGGGCGAAAAGCATTGATTGGTTGCCTGGCCGAGCCTTGAGCTGCGCAAAGGACTCTGCGACTACTACTAGGAATACGGAAATTAATGGTCTAGCTTGGCTCCCGTTGCTTTCCATTTATGCCGGAGGGCTAAGTTAGCAAGCGCCGAGTGTCGGGTTCGTGCGAGTGCCCTGCTTTGCACAAGGGCTCGGTGCATTGGTACTAAGGTTAGTCGGTACATGTGGATTTACGAAGTACTAAAGTTACTTGTCTCAGGCCTCGAGAATGCGTTCTCTTCAGGCGTTTTCTAAGAGGCAGAGAAACTCAGCTTGAGAATCCCTATTGTTTTCCCGGACTCTGTAATAGTTAGTTGCCTCATCGCAGTACACACACATGAAGCCTTGGCGTGCGGCGTCTCTAATAAATTGCTGCGCGCTGTGAcgcgctggcgacgagccTAATGGTGGAGCGGCTGGTGGGGTTGGCGGACGAACGTAGCGCAAAGGGAGCTGGAGCTGTTGCCCCTGAAAAAAAAGTCTGGAAACGGCACGCCGCCATGCGAAAGCGAGCTACGTATCATCGCCCTTTCCACATTCCCGTCCTCGTCTGGCAgcctaggtactaacctaacgtgcctcctcgcctcgcctaGGTGCCATCAGTTCGCGCCGCTCACTCTGTACCTTTGTCTGTACCTAGCTTCTTCACACGTGCCCGGCGCACTCTCTTCGCCTTCCCTACCAATCGATGACGACTCGTCGCGGCGACAATGGACGGTGACCCTGCAGTCGAGCCGCAGCTCGACCCTTTCAGCCGGGTGTTTCCCTTGCCGTACCGTGTCGGCTTCATCGTGACTCTTGGTCAGTCTGCTGCGGCTATCTAGGCAGATCGTGGGCTAACTTGTCGTCTGTGTAGCTGTCTGGGGCTGGGGCCTCAACCTTCACGGGCTCTACCTGCACAAAATCGACGTGCCGGCCCTGATACGATACCCCGGACGAACCTCGCCGCATCATGTTCCGCACCACCACTCGACGTATCGGCTCGCCACTGTGCTGTCGGTGCTCTTCGCCGTCTCCATCCTGCTCTTCTGGCTTGTTACGTGGAGCGTGCCATCACGCGTTGTCGCATACGACTGGATACCCATGACGTAcctggtcgccgtcgtggccatcTTCGTCGTGCCGCTCAGACACCTTCCAAGCGGCGGACGACACCGTTTCCTCGCGACTCTACGCCGGGTGAGCATTGGTGGCATCGCTGAAGCGCAAGACGGCAAGTTTGGGGACATCCTACTTGCCGACGTGTTGACGTCGTACGCCAAAGTGTGCGGCGACTTGTTCGTCACTGTATGCATGTTTTTCAGCAGTGGCGGCTCGTCTACGGAACGGCCGGATCGCAACTGTGGAGGCACCGTGATTGTGCCGCTCCTCATGGCAGTGCCGAGCGCGATTCGGTTCCGGCAATGCATGATCGAATACTTGCGCGTGCGACGCGCGCCATACAAAGAATCGGTGGGCTGGGGCGGACAGCACTTGGCCAATGCGCTCAAATACTCGACAGCCTTCCCGGTCCTCATTGCGAGCTCCTTGCAGCGAAACGCACAGGGCGACGCTGCAAAGGCCGCCTACAATAAGGTGTGGTTGGTCGCGGTACTGGTCAACTCCTTGTATTCCTTCTACTGGGACGTGGCCAAGGACTGGGACTTGACCCTCTTTTCTACGCGGCGCGAGCGCACTTCGCTGCATCACCCATGGGGGCTGCGCGACCGGCTCGTCTTCCGATCCGCGACAATCTACTACGTAGTAATCGGCATGGACCTGATGCTGCGTTGCAGCTGGTCGATGAAGCTGAGCCCGCACCTGGACAGATTCAGCGACTTTGAAAGCGGCATTTTCCTCATAGAGCTCTTGGAGGTGTTCCGGCGCTGGGGCTGGATATTTTTCCGCGTGGAAACGGAGTGGCTCAGgaactcgtcgacgggccTAGGGGTCGACGACATTCTCCTAGGCAACTTCCAAGggaaggacgacgacgacgattaACCCGGGCGACCCGCGAACAAGACcgaccgaggccgagcacATGGCGTTTAGTGTGCGAGCGAAGGATGGGATTGAGCTGCATTGGCGCGATCCAGCGCGCCGTTCGCCCGCGGGAGTACCCCGGAGAGTTTTCGTCACGGGCGCACTGTCGCGATCCGGATCGGTGGCAGGCAGCGTCCATGGCTGACGGGAGAGAACAAGGGCGTCGGGTCAGTTTGCTTGTCACCCACCACCGGGAGGCCCGCGTCCGGGAGGGTGGCCAGGGACTCGCTCCCCGCGTCCCATCGGCAGGCTCGCCCTCTGGCCCCGGATCCGAGTCCCCCCACAACCCAACAACCCCAGGCCACCGTGCTCTGGGCAGGGTGATGGACTGGCGCCCCGAGACGTGCCGCTGCCAAATCCCGCGAGAAACACCGGTGAGCACTTTGGCCAACTCGACTCGCTTGTTCGAAAGCATTTCGCTGTCAACGAGTGCCGGAGAGGACACATGTCTTTGCCAGGCAGCAAGACAaacatcggcggcggcctcagGTCAGCCGCGAAGAtgcgccgggcgggcgccggcccCCAATGCGACGTCGGTCGCGTGAGAGGGGAGACGGATGCGGTGGGTCTGGGGGCAGGTGGCGCTACAAGGCGTCCACATGCGTGGCCCGGGAATCCGTggcacggcgcgcagggaTATGGTGGCCGTCGATCACCGTGGAATGCCCTATGGTGTCTCACTTGCACCTGGTGTCGTACGGGCGGTCAGCGAGGTCTCATATTGCAACCTGCCCAGACGGGACGTCTCCGTCGACTCGCTTTCCCGGGCCTGTAAAGGATTGACGGGTGTGCCGTGTCCCCGGGTCTGCAAGCAGCCGACCGGCATCAAAGCAAGCAGGGACGCAAGCAACGGGGACGATTTCAAAGACTTGATACCCTTTTCCTCTCCGTAGCATCCTTTCCCCATACAATACCTCGCTCCCCTTTCATCTCCCACACGCTACAGAGCGACTCGTGGCGGCCCTTTGTCGTGAACGGCTCCATTACGGAGTAGCCTTGGGTCACGAAGACAACACCACCAGATGCGACTTTTCCCCTCtccgtcgctctcctcccgCGCGCTTCTAAATTCATCGAAATTGTCCTTGGGCTTGGCACAAAGCGCTTCTTAAATGACTTGCGGCCCTCTTTTTTCCCAATCTGAAACGGGTTGTTGTGCCTCCTCTAACTCGTGACAATTGTTTGCGGGGCTATTGTCGTGCTATTAGTGTGGGTTAGCAGAGGGTGGTGACCCGAGCGAGATATAGCCCGCGCTTTTACGATATATCCTCAGGACGGCTCTGAACTTTTGTGCAGCGCTGTACTGTACACACGTCGTTCACGAAGTCGATATTCACATCGGAATCGAATCACGATGGGCCGGCCACAAAgaccgccgcctgctgcgtTCCTGGCGATTGGCAGGAGCTGCGATCCCTGCATCCCGTCACACGCCACTGAATACGCGAATAAGCCGCTTCCGCCCCTACCGCCACCAACATCACTCCCAAGACGAATGGGAACGTCCTCATCAAGGGCATCGCTCACTACGGCTGAATTGCCGGAACAGCTCTCGCCTACCACAACGGGCATCGAGGACAACGAGCCATGCACACCACCTCCGATTCCTGCCCGGTCAGCTCTCCGGCCCCGGTGCCCCAGCGTCTCGACCAAGTCTGCTCCCAGCCAACGTCGGTCGTCGCGAAAGATTCAGCAACTCACGGGCTACGACGTCGACATTATGGCGGAAAGCCCAGTCACATCTTCCGTCTTCGATTCAGATGCGTCGAGCCGCAACAGCATGAGGTGGGACTCGGACTACAATCtcgtgccgctgctggaggAGGACAGTGGCGGAGCCTCCAGTAGGAGCAGCTCATgggagccgccgtcgcctctaCGAGGCATCATGCCGGCACCGCTGATGATCACGAAGCCAGCCATGCGAGACGGAAGGGACACAGGCCTAGGCGGCTACGGCTCCGTCACATCACCGTGGGGCAATGAGGAGCTGTTGCGCCGCTGGGAagcgccgcatcgccagTTTAGCGACACGATGGCGGCAGGGGAATACCACCAGTTTGCGACACAGCTGGCCACCCATCACCGGCGGCAGTGCAGTGCGGAAAGTTATCTCTCAACGCCGTCTGCGAGACCAAAAAGATCATCCTTCAACGTGAATCTCGGTACGGGAAAGCTTGTGTCTCGGCGCAATACTATGCAGACTGCGGACCGGTCAGTGCCACCCTTGGCCACGCGGCGGCACAATGCGCACAGAACCCCAGGGATCCCGGAAGACTCGTCAGCGCACCGCACAAGCTCGAATCAAATGCCCATGAGCGCGTTTGACAGCGACTCAGAGGACGAGTACGGGGGCATTGGACACGGCATCAAAGGGTGGCTAGGGCTGGCAAGCGATGACCCAGGACCCTTGGAGCGGCCACAtgcgcccagcgccagaaGACCCCATGTCCCCATGGCGGCAGGGTCACGGACGTCGACTGGCGAGCAAATGCGAGGTTTTCTGCATCACGCCAAGGATAAGTTTTATCTGAGTAAGGaagagaggcggcgggaAGAGCTGAAGCGGCACAtccgagctgcggcggcatgacCTGGGAGAAGGTGAAATCTAGTGGGGTAATAAAGAGCCACGAGGCAAATGGGGTAATCTAGAGCGTTCGATATACACTCGGGGGACAAAGAGATATTTGCTCTTGGCGTTGGAGCGCGGGGAGGACATGCACATGTCTACCCGGGATTGGCGTTTGGCTTGTGCCTTGTTTCTTGGTTTtatgaggcggcggcgatgcgggaGGGCTGTCCTTTCCATGTGTTTAGATGCCCTTGCAAGAGAGTTGCGCAATGGGCAACGGCGAATCCAACGATGTAACCATGCGGCATGGTCGGTCCAGGTTCAATGAGACACGTGCGTTGCGGCGACAAAAGAAAGGCCGTCGTTTGTCTCAACACCGTGCGGTGCACTCGCGGTGTAAGTGGGAGAAGCACGCTGGAGCGTCTCCGAATGGCAGCCGTAGGTGGGGGGCCGGGGTTGGGATAGAGAGAGCCATACCGGTATGATGGCAAGATGGAATACAACCTGGGGAACGCGGGGTTCTTGGGCTGCCAGGCGCGGCGCTGATCACTAACGTTGTAGGCAGGCCGTACTGCCAGggctacctaggtagtaccaCTTACATGAGTCAGTATTActgtactaaggtaggttCCTAGGTACACCCACTGTACCGCGGGCAATCGTCGGGCGatgcgcgggcgggcaaggctTCTAGCGGGCTGCGTGTAGCACAGCGATAATTGTTAGCGACCTGGGCTTGATGCGACGGGCCGGGTGGACGGGCAACTGCCACGGCCATTCCGAGCCTGGCGCCTTCCGCCCATTCTACTCTTTGCATCCTACTCGTTGTCTAGAATTCCTACCCATCTGCGAGATTCCTCCACTCGAAGGGAGAAGAGAGAACGAAGACCAAAAAAAGGGACtgcaagaaaaaaaaaagggaaagAAATATGTCTGCGGCACCGTCGCCCGCAatcgacagcagcagcgacgtcAACGGCACTGCAGATCCGGCAACCAGCACGGCCGCAACCACcacgctcgtcatcgtcgacgagggcgaggacgaggacgaggacgagaacgaggGGCAGGAGGGGTCCGGTCgtgaggccggcgtcgcgcgccacGCCGACGTGGGCATTTCGGAGGGTGACGTCGCCGATCTCCGGGAGGCTGCGAGCCGGCCCTcggctggtgcggcggcggcgcacgtcTGGGGTCCCCGcgtcgagcaccaccacctccagcagcagcaccagcagcagcaccagcaccaacCACTcccccaacaccaccaccactacctCCACCACAACCGCAGCCGCGTCCACGACGACCACCTTTACGACCAGGACCAGGACCAGGACCAGGACCAggaccagcagcacggccggcaggtcgtcgacgagctaGACCTAGACCTAGACGCAggcgccgacgctgacgcGCAGGCAAAAGGCGGAGAAGCGTCGCAGGAGTCGCTCTACTATGAAGCGTCCACGATGTCGTCGCTGAACCCCTTCTCCGTGGTATGTCATATGCCTTCCTTCCTCTTTCCCTCATTCCGTCCCTGTCTGGGTCACCCATGCTCCCGGCACAGTCGTGATGCTCTTGCAGCGTCCCATTGACTCTTCGTTGTCCATCTTTGGCCATCTCTTCGACATGCCTGTCCCCCCTTCGCTTGTTTCTCCTTGAATGCCTCGCTTCCGCTTCTGTCGCTGCCCAACCATCCCCTCTTCCGagagcgcgcccgcccgcgcaggcTGGCGCGCtgcgcccaccgccgccggccatgtaTCCTTGCGTCATGTCCCTCGCTCACGCTCTCTCCCAGGCCGCCATCAACCGCCTGCGCGCCTACAAGCCGCCCGCCTTCCCGCTATGGGaggccctgcccgcccgccggcgcgccgccgtcctcgttcTGCTCTACGCGGACCGCTGGGGCGACCTCCGTGTCGTCATCACCATGCGCGCTGCCAGTCTCCGGAGCTTTTCGGGAcatgctgcgctgcccggcggcaaggcTGACAACAAGGATGAGACGCCGTGTATGTAGTCTTGCTCCCGCGGGCCTGCGGTTCGGGAAAGTTGGGGCCTTGTTCGCTGACGTCGGATGCAGACCAAATCGCGAGGAGAGAAGCATACGAGGAGATTGGTCTCCCCATGGAAGACTCCCGCATCCCCCGCCCCTTTCGAATCGAACCTCTGtgcacgctgccgccgtcgctaGCCCGCACACACCTTGTCGTCACGCCTTGCGTCGCCTTCCTCCACGCTGACCGGACGTCGACGCCTGACGCGCCCAGCCCCCTCGTTGAAGAGTCCATGATcccccgcctcgacgcgcgcgaggtggccgccgtcttcaGTGCCCCCTTCTACAACTtcctcaaggccgacgacctcccgccgcggcctggcgccgccgccctacCGCCGGGGCAGTGGTATGAGGGCTCATGGGTCGCGTGGCAGGACATGCCGTGGCGCGTGCACAATTTCTTCGTGCCCGTCAACAACCAGCGCGTGTCCaagccgagccgccgcgacagcgCCCAGGGCAACCTGGCCGAgaagctgggcgaggagcaggagtATGAGGGGCGCTTCAAGGTCTGGGGCATGACGGgccggctgctcgtcgacgccgcccggaTAGCTtacggcgaggagcccgaAATCGAGCACAACGACACCTTTGGCGACTACGACATTATACAGCGGGCCGAGTCTGCGGGCGTTTTTAAGGAGAGTATGGAGCAGGACAAGGCCGCAgccaacgacggcaacggcgcggcCAAGATGTGAATGCCGTGCGACGGGCGGATTATTCACGAGACATGGCTGTACATATTATGAGCGATCCGGGGTCTTCTTTTGAACCCCCCATGTGACACGTTGGATTCGAGTGTCGTTGCACGATTTTTGACACGCTGGCGCTGTATTGCAATTATAAAACCTACGGACATGGAAACGAAATACGATATAAAGCAATGCATGTGACCAACAGGTGACGGCCAATCGCTGAACGCAGACTCTTCCTAGTGACACGCATTGTCCTTTGTAGCCGAAGTTGTCTGCCCAAACACGAGGTACCCGAAGAAGGCACCGAGGGACACGGCGATCATGACCCAGCCGTTGTACGTCATGAAGACAAGCCTAGATGAAGCAGCGCAATTGAGCAAAAGGGGGCTAACAGGGCACGGAACGCTCCCCcgggatggggggggggggggccgctgcgagcggcgagcagggcaagCAAGAACGCCAGACTTACATGAGCATAAAGGCATAAAAGTTCTGCAAGGCGTAGAGCACGGCCTTGATAATGTGACCCTGGcggcccgtctcgtcctGGAGTTGCCCTGTGGGGCGCAGGAAGGGAGTCGTCTCAGTAACAATGTTGTTGGAAGGAGCCTCGTCGTAACGGGCGTCGGCTTTCCAGCGCGGGATAGGCAGGACCTCTCAGCATTGGCGCAAACATCCCATGGGGAGATGGGGAAGATGGCACAATAGGAGGGGGAGTTTCCCGTTGAGAAGAGGGCAAGGTAGTAgaggggagaaggaggacgggggggggaagaaaaCTTACTGGGCAGGGCGGAGATGCGCTTGGCGAGGCTCGCTTCGTAGGCGCGGGAGACGGAGCGTAGGGCCTCGTAGCccatggcgaggacgacgacggcgaggagggagacgacgagggagGCGGTGGAGCGGATGTGCCACTGGCGGAAGACGATGCAGAGGTTGGTCGTGTCCCAGGTGAAGAGCATCTGCGCGTGTGACATTGTCACATTTTGCGTCAGCTACGTGTTTTTGGTTTCTCGCGTTCGACCGACCCGGCTGGATTCGAGGGGTCGAGGGTCGGACGCGGGGGGGAGTGAAGAGGGAGCGAAAAGGGAAGGCGGCGTACGCTCATGCTGCACATGtcgtccatgccgccgccgccgtggtccATCCCGGCGTGGTTCATGTGCGAGTGGTCCATGCGCGCGTGGTCCATGGCGGACTGCTGGAATCTACCGGTGGAAGAGGTTTGAGGGAACGGAAGGGGGGAGCGTCCGCAGCGTCGGTGGCCTTTTTGAGAGGAGGTGATCGGAGGGCTTTTCGAGGGCGGCCTTTGGGTGGGGTGAGGCGAtgtgaggcgaggcgaggcgaggccagacgaggtgaggtgagatGAGGTGAGATGAGATGttgtgaggtgaggtgagggttacgtatgtatgtatgctTGGGAAGGGGGGCTGATGAACGCAATGCTAGTAACTAGGTTGCATTGACGTTGCAGGCCAGGTGAGgtcagggcagggcaggggagCATATGCGCTGACGCacagggggggaggagcccTGCTGGGAGCTTCTGTCCGTGCAGTGGGCGAGCATGTTTTCCGCATGGGGACGGCGCCACGAGACCCGGGGACCTCCAGCCGGAGCCCCAAGGTCAGCAGCCCTGGAGGCCCGTCGTTCTAGGGGCCGCAGTGAAAGGCAGGCGCCGTAAGCGAAGCGGGTTGGGGGTCCGTCGGCCTCATGGATCCCTTGGATTGAACCGCTCAGGGCTGATTTGTTGATGCACCAGCTCCAGTGTGCCCCGCCCGTCCCGCGCATCGGCGTCCAACTAACGACCTAGCCTGTCGAACCTAGggttcttcttcctctcaGGCGCCCGATTGCTGATCCAGAAGGGACGTCGCCTCCGGGGGAGGGACTACCGCCGGCGAACACCCACTGCCGCCCGAGGAAAGACACCTGGAGGATCAATCAAGCGGTGGTGTAGTTAGGTAtggagcgccgccgcagaagcTGCCAAGCTCCATGCTGTCGCCGACGATCACGGCAGATGCAGGGACCTCGCTCGGGCACCTGACACTGCAGGTCTGTGATTCCAGGCTGTCAGGTGCTGCCACATACCGTACCAGAGTACGACATGCCTGCGTGTTATGCGCGCGTCCGCAGGAGGCAGTTGAGcacgttttttttttttgcgccTATCATCAGCGAGCTTGCCGTGCCAATCTGACGATGAGGCCGTCCCGGTTTCTGCGAGGGTTTCTGTCACACACGAGCCTTGCTGTTTCCTTGGTCCAAacacggacgacgacgacgatggcacTATATTACTATGCGCGGCGCCAGAAGGCGAGGCGATGGGCTTTTATTTGGGACTGCAGGTTGTTAGAAACTGAACTATTATCTGAGAAAAGCCCCCCCCAAGTTCCaactccagcagcagcagcccacaTGCACGCCCAAAGGCCGTCCGCTACCGCCGGTTTGGACGTACCAAGTACATTACTGTGTGTCCCCATGCACGACCAGAATCTGCGACATGCACATGGGCCGCGACTGCCGTTCCGACCCGAGatgctgcccccccccccctcccgcggGGTCGAATGatccgacgacgcccttttCGACCTGCAAGCTGAATTGATCATCTTATCTCCGAGTTCGCGGCACCGTCGGAGGGGACGGGGGCTTCTTCTGCATCACCGGCGACGCTTACAAACAGTCGGTCGGGGCGAGCAGGTTGCACACGAACTGGGGCCCTTTTTTttggtgtgtgtgcgtggtgACGGTTATCGCGCGTCCGCGCTCGAATGCAGGCAGCCTCTCACGTCACTCAACTTTTTGACACTCCTCCTCACCAGCGACTTGTTGGCAACTGCACTTTGTCGCGGGCCACATTGCTCTCTGCGTCCGCCGCTGCGCATCGAGGACAAGCAAGTTCAGGATaaacagacagacacagaGTCACCGGCCCATTTGAGTGAGGGCCTCGGTCGGGCGCGGGAGCCGCcaaacaacaacaaacatGCTGGGACCGCCGCTCAATGTGCCCAAGTGGTGAGTCGACGAcagcctcatcatcatcatcatcatcaacgagGGGGTGCCAGACGGCGGGCTGTCCAGACGTTGCAACTCACTcgcccactcactcactcactcgctcacCCCGTCTCAGGCTCGAGGAGAACAGCCACCTGCTCAAGCCGCCCATCAACAACTACTGCGTCTACAATGAAGATGTCACCGTCATGGTCCGTCCAGCCCCCATCCATGTCTTCTTCCTCACAACGCAAAAAACCTTGCCCGGTTTGCTTCGCGCGGCGCCCCACGCAACATTACCCCCTTCGGTCCATGACCAAACACACTACTTGCCTGTCGAAGCTGTAAGCTAAGGGAGATGATTATTGTAGATTGTCGGCGGCCCCAACGCGCGCACCGACTACCACATCAACCAGACGCCCGAATGGTTCTACCAGTAccgcggcgccatggtgctcaaggtcgtcgacgaggggtCCTTTCGCGACATCGTCATCCCCGAGGGCGCCATGTTcctgctgcccgccaacACGCCGCACAACCCCGTGCGCTTCGCCGACACGGTCGGCATCGtgctcgagcagcgccgccccgccgacTCGGTCGACAGGATGCGCTGGtactgcgccgcctgcccctcttcttcttccgcttcttcttcttcctcccctccttcCTCCGCTGAACCCGTCATCGTTCACGAGGCCGCTTTCCATTGCACCGACCTCGGCACCCAGATCaagcaggccgtcgaggactttcgcgccgacgacgccaagcgCACCTgtggccgctgcggcgccctcgccgactgGGCGCCCAAGCCAGGGTCCATACCGGACCCGAACCTCCAGCCCGAGGCGTACGGGCTGGTGCGCTgaagcgggcggcgagacgaggTGGCGGTGGGCCAGGAGAATCGGAGGGCGTTGTGGTTGGCAAAATGCGGTTCAGTGGAAAGGTTGTGCGTCATGACTTGGGACTTTGACTCTTATgcatgtacaaagtactcTATGTGCCGTGCGTAATTCACATCTCCATATATTCGTGCCGTTTctctcccctctctctctttcacacacacacacacacacacacacgccccGTCCTCCTACACGTCACCGCTACGTCTCGGCAAACACGTACGACGACTGCGATTCCTCGACCCTCACCTCCAGcctgccctcgtcgagctcgcgcccccgcacgcgcacgcccgcgcgcatcacgtcgccgggcgccacgggcccgacgccggcgggcgtgcccGTCAGCACAATGTCGCCGGGGTGCAGCGTCATGACCTTGGAGATGTCGCTCAGCACGCGCGGGATGCGGTAGATCATGAGCCCCGTGGacccgcgctgccgctccgcGCCGTTGACCTCGAGGAAGAGCTCCACG belongs to Purpureocillium takamizusanense chromosome 1, complete sequence and includes:
- the BNA1 gene encoding 3-hydroxyanthranilate 3,4-dioxygenase (EggNog:ENOG503P1R4~COG:E), with product MCPSGESTTASSSSSSSTRGCQTAGCPDVATHSPTHSLTRSPRLRLEENSHLLKPPINNYCVYNEDVTVMIVGGPNARTDYHINQTPEWFYQYRGAMVLKVVDEGSFRDIVIPEGAMFLLPANTPHNPVRFADTVGIVLEQRRPADSVDRMRWYCAACPSSSSASSSSSPPSSAEPVIVHEAAFHCTDLGTQIKQAVEDFRADDAKRTCGRCGALADWAPKPGSIPDPNLQPEAYGLVR
- the CTR2 gene encoding copper transpport protein (EggNog:ENOG503P7A9~COG:P~TransMembrane:3 (o53-72i107-124o130-146i)) yields the protein MDHARMDHSHMNHAGMDHGGGGMDDMCSMSMLFTWDTTNLCIVFRQWHIRSTASLVVSLLAVVVLAMGYEALRSVSRAYEASLAKRISALPTDARYDEAPSNNIVTETTPFLRPTGQLQDETGRQGHIIKAVLYALQNFYAFMLM
- the CTR2 gene encoding copper transpport protein, variant 2 (EggNog:ENOG503P7A9~COG:P~TransMembrane:1 (o53-72i)), whose protein sequence is MDHARMDHSHMNHAGMDHGGGGMDDMCSMSMLFTWDTTNLCIVFRQWHIRSTASLVVSLLAVVVLAMGYEALRSVSRAYEASLAKRISALPRQLQDETGRQGHIIKAVLYALQNFYAFMLMLVFMTYNGWVMIAVSLGAFFGYLVFGQTTSATKDNACH